The DNA segment TCAGCTCGGTGACGTTGCCGAACGTGGCGTTCAGCAGGCCGCCCACGCGGGGCCCGGCGTGCAGCGCCAGCTGGTCCGTGCCGCGCCCGATCAGGCCCGCCAGAGGGATGATCGCGCCGGCCGCGGTGAGGAACGTGGCCAGCTCCTGGTTCGTGGCCAGGTCCACTGCCAGCGACACCGGAACCAGGATCAGGAGCCAGGACAGGTTCGGCTTCCGCACGAGCGGGAGCGTAGCCGGTGCGGGAGTTGGTTTCCGGCCGGCGGTGCCCCGCTAGCCGCGGGGCGCTTCGGCGCCGGCCTTTCCCGAGCCGGCCAGCGCCTCCTGGAGCACGTCCCACGCCAGCACGGCGCACTTGATCCGGATGGGGTACTTGACCACGCCCTTCAGCGCGACCAGGTCGCCGAACTCCTCCTCCGTCGGCTCGACCTCCCCCGCCATCATGCCCCGGAAGTCCGCGGCCAGCGCCTTCGCATCCTCCACCGAGCGACCCTTCACGGCCTCGGTCAGCATGGAGGCCGAGGACTGCGAGATGGAGCATCCCTGTCCCTGAAACGCGATGTCCGCGACCGTGCCGTCTTCCACGCGCGCGAACACGGTGATCTCGTCCCCGCACAGGGGGTTGTTCTTGGAGCACGACAGCTCCGCCTCCGGCATGGGCCGCTTGTTCCGGGGGTTCTTGTAATGGTCGAGGATAACTTCCTTGTACAGGTCGT comes from the Actinomycetota bacterium genome and includes:
- a CDS encoding SUF system NifU family Fe-S cluster assembly protein — protein: MSLDDLYKEVILDHYKNPRNKRPMPEAELSCSKNNPLCGDEITVFARVEDGTVADIAFQGQGCSISQSSASMLTEAVKGRSVEDAKALAADFRGMMAGEVEPTEEEFGDLVALKGVVKYPIRIKCAVLAWDVLQEALAGSGKAGAEAPRG